CCGTTGACGCCGCTGTATCCAAGGACGGAGCCAGCATCGAGAAGATCGTATTCGCGAGCGTGCTCGGCACCACGGTCGAATGGTACGACTTTCTCGCCTATGGCACGGCCGCCGCGCTGGTCTTCAACCAGCTGTTCTTTCCGAACTATGATCCGCTGGTCGGCACGCTCGCCGCATTCGGGTCCTATGCGGTGGGATTTGTTGCGCGCCCGCTGGGCGGTGTCATCTTTGGTCACTTCGGCGACAAGCTCGGCCGGAAGGCGATGCTGACCATGACGATGATCATCATGGGCGGCGGCACATTCCTGATCGGGTGCCTGCCGACTTACGAGCAGATAGGTGTCCTCGCCCCGATCCTCCTTCTGATTCTCCGCATGGCGCAGGGCATCGGCATCGGCGGAGAATGGGGCGGCGCAACCCTGATGGTGATCGAAAGCGGCGATCCTCGCCGGCGCGGCTTCCTCGGCAGTCTCGTCCAGGTTGGTTTTCCGCTCGGCATGGTTTGCGCGACGATGGTTTTCCTGGTCGTGTCGCAACTTCCCGAAGCGCAATTCATGAGCTGGGGCTGGCGCATTCCCTTCCTGTTGAGCGTCATTCTCGTCGGCGTCGGCATGTTCGTCCGCTTGAGGCTGACCGAAACGCCAAAATTCGCGGCGGTCCAGGAGCACGGGGAGGTGGCGAAAGCTCCGATCATCGAGGTGCTGTCAAAGGATTTCAGGAATTTCGTCATCGCAGTCGGCCTGAAGGTATCGGAGGTGGCCTGGGTCTACGTCCTGACCGGCTTCCTGGTCTACTACGTGACCTCGCGCCTCGGCTTGCCCAAAACGGTCATTCTGAACTCGGTGCTCTATGCCGCCCTGCTCGAACTGATCACGCTGCCGTTGTTTGGGCTGCTGTCCGACCATGTCGGCCGCAAGCCTCTCTACATTGCAGGCGCGATCCTTTCGATGATTGCCGCTTTCCCGCTGTTCACCGTGATGGAGACGAAAGACCCCACGACGATCGCGGTTTCAATGGCCATCATCATGAGCATCACCCACGGCCTGATGTTCAGTCCGCAAGCCTCGTTCGTGCCGGAACTGTTCGGAACCAGGGTGCGCTATAGCGGCGCGTCGCTGGGCGTGCAGGTCGCGGCGGCGATCAGCGGCGGATTTGCTCCGATGATTGCGACCGGGCTGCTCGCCTATTTCGGTAGCACCCACGCGATTTCCTGGTACCTCGTCGCGCTTGGCGCCATCACGCTGGTCGCGACATTGGCATCGCGAGAGACCGCATTCAGCGATTTGTGACCGCGATACAGGGTGTGCGGCCGGAGTGATTGCGCCACATATCCCAATGGGCCGCCTCGCGGGCGAGAGGCGGCCCGCCGGCAATGCGAGGATCAAACAAGAAAAATCCCGGGGACGAAGTCCGCATCATTGCGGACCGCGCGTTCATCATGCGGACTTCGGAATCGGGACACTAGAGGTCGACCCATGTCGCACTACAATATTCTGATACTCGGCGCATCCTACGGATCGCTGCTGGCTTCCAAGATCATGTTTGGCGGCCATGACGTGAAGCTCGTCTGTCTTCCCGAGGAGGCGGCGCTGATCAACGGCGAAGGCTTTCGTGTGCGCATGCCGATCCGCGTCGGCAAAGAGCCGGTCCTGATCGACTCCCGGAATTTGCCCGGCAAGGTCTCCGCGGCGGGCCCCGCCGAGGTCAGTCCTGCGGATTACGACCTGATTGGTCTTGCCATGCAGGAGCCGCAATACAGTTCGCCTGCCGTTCGTGAACTGCTTGACCGGGTCGCGAAATCGCGCGTGCCCTGCATGTCGATCATGAATATGCCCCCTCTCCCTTACATAAGACGCATCCCGGGCATCGACACGGACGCCGTGAGAGAGGCCTACACCGACCCGTCCGTCTGGAACGGCTTCGATCCGGGCATGCTGACACTCTGCAGCCCCGACCCACAGGCGGTGCGCCCTCCCGAGGAGAAGGCCAACTTCCTTCACGTCACCCTGCCCACCAATTTCAAGGTCGCGCGCTTCGACGACGAGGCTGCCAACAATATCCTGCGGCAGATTGAAAAGGACATTGATGCCGCGCGGGTGAATACGGCCGAGGGATTGTCCGAATTGCCGGTCAAGCTGCGTTTCCACGATTCGCTGTTCGTACCGCTCGCGAAATGGTCGATGCTTCTCGCCGGCAACTATCGCTGCATCACGCCGGACGGCATGCGCACCGCGCAGGAAGCGGTGTACGCGAATCTCGCCGAGTCGCGCTCAATCTACGATTTCGTCATTGACCTTTGTGTTGCACTCGGCGCCCGGCGCGAGGAACTCGTGCCGTTTGACAAATATGCCGCGGCGGCCAAAGGCCTGACGCGCCCGGCCTCGGTCGCGCGGGCGCTCAATAATGGCGCGCGGAACGTCGAACGCGCCGACAAGCTGGTGCAGTTGCTGGCAAGCCAGAAAGGCATGCGTCATCCGGCGATCGACCAGATCGTCGAGCTTGTCGACCGCCGGCTCGCGGCCAATCGCAGACAGCCGTCCGTCGCGGTGTGAGGCGAACGCCGGTCGCCTATAGCGTTTTCGAGCGAAGTGGGTACCGGTTCGCGTGAAGAAAACGCGTCAAAACAACAACCTGGCCGAACTGCCGCCGAACCCGTCTACTCCGCAAGATCGTACTGCTTCGACAGATGGTCGCCGATCTGGACCAGCATGGCGACGCATTCGGGATAGCCGGGCTTTGCCACGGTCTCCGCACCGGCGCTGGCGCGGAATTCCCAGCTTTCGCCGTCGCGGACCACCGCGATCGCGATCCCGTCCGGACAGTCGGCATGCACCTTGAGCTCCGCGCGGGCCATCGCGATGAGTTCGGCTTCGGTCTTGACGGGCTTGCTCATGGATCCTCCGGCCAATGGGTCGCGGGCAGGTTGCCGTTTCGGCGCGCCACTGTCGAGGCCCTCAGTGCCGAACGCGGCTCAGCGCGACGCCTCGACGCGCCCGACGATCCGGGGCAGCGAGCCGGTCGAAACCGGATCGGCCTTGGGCTGCGGCGCGCGCGCCACCGCATCGGGGAAGCGGGTCTTCATCTCGCGCAGGAAACCTTCCAGCGTGTCGACGCTGGCCGCCATCTTGGCGATCGCGGCGAATTCAGCGCTGCTGGCCGCGCCCGGCTTGCTCGCGACGTCGAAGGCGAGCCGGTCGGCCTCCCCGCTCATCAGGCCGGCATATTTCTCGCGGAAGCGCGCGGTGCCGATCGTATCCTCGGCGAGCGCATAGCCGACGGCGGCGCGCAGGATGTCGCTCTTCTCCGCCGCGTTCAGCGGTTTGAAGTCGCGCCAGCGTTCGCCGTAATAGAGCTCGATCTGCTCGGAGGATTCCCGCCACCGCCGCGCCGCCCAGTAGATGTCGGAGCGCAGGCGGATCGCCTCGCGGCCGCCGATATTGGAGATGATGTCGAGCGCGAGATCGTGGCGGCCGACGTCGCTCAAGGCCCGCGCCTCCAGGAGCAGCCGCTGCTGGCGCAGCTCGCCCGACAGGTCGGCGATGCGGGTCGAGCGCAGCGCGCCGATCGCACGGTCCGGCTTGCGGTTGGCAAGATAGACCATGGCGAGACGGGCAGCGACCTGCGCGCGCGCCGCGCCTTCGAGGCGGTGGTCGACCTGGTATTGCAGCAGCTCGGCGGCCTGGTCGAGCAAATCGACCGAGACCAGCCGGTCGGTGAGCCGCCGGATCAGCTCGTCACCGCGGCGGCCGATCGGCACCAGCTCGCGGAAGTCGTAGAACATCGCGAGCGCCTCGATCGGCGGCAGCTCGTCGCCCTTCGGTCCCAGGAAGATCTCGCTGAACAGCGCCTGAGCCGCGTCCTGCGCCTGCCGCGCCATGTCGGAATTGGGCAGCAATCTCGTCGCCCCCCGCGCAGCCCCGAGCGATTCCGCGTAGCGGCCGGTGTCCGAATAGAGGCGCGACATCATCTGCAGCGTCTTCACCTCGATCGCGTCGCCGCGCCAGATCATCGCCAGCGTCTCGAGCTCGCGCAGGAGGTCGCTCTGCCCGATCTCGTTGCGCCGCTCGCGCAGCGCAAGCTCGAGCAGCCTGGCTTCGGCCGCAGCGCCCCGGTCGGCGGAATTGAGCGCCACCTTGTATTCGTCGAGCGCATCCTTGTCGTGGCCGAGCGCCTCGGCAAGCCGGCCGCACAGCACCGCGATCGCCGCCATCGTCTCCGGCGAAGCGCCGATCACGTCGAGCTCGCTGCGGCGGCGCGAGGCGCCGGCATAGTCCTTCACCTCGAGCGCGGCGCGCATCGCCGCCTGCGTCACCAGGCTTTGCAATTCCAGAGGCAGCGAGGCGATCGCGAAATCGACATTCTTGAACTTCTCGCGCGCCTCGGCCCATTTGCCCTGCCGGGCATAGGCGAGCCCCTTCCAGAGCTGCGCGTCATAGTTCTCGCCGATGACGGGGCTTGCGAGATCCTTCAGCCCGACCTCCGGCCGGCCCATCAGGATGCTCGCCACCGCATGCACCATGCGGACGATGGATTCTTCGACCCGCGCGTTGGGGTCCGCCAGGATCACCTCGGTCTCGCCCTTGGCCTCCGGGTAGAAACCGCGCGCCATGAAGAAGCGGGCAAGATCGAGCCGCGCCTGCCCGCGCTGGTCGGCGTCGGTGGCGGCGAGCGCCTGGATCAGCGCATCCTCGCGCTTGAGGAAACGGTCGCTCTGGTTCCTTCGCCATTCGTCGAGATCGAAAATCGGCCGCACCGCCGTGGTCGCCCGCTCCGCCGCGACGCCGGCCGACGACAGCGTCAGCCCGCCGGGCCGGCCGATGATGACCTTGTCGGCGCCGACCTCGACCGCAACCTCGTCGGAATTCGGACGCACCGCGACGCCATGCGTCGATTCCAGGATCGACAGGTCGACGAAGTCCTGCCGCTTGATGAAGCCGCGCGTCGGCGGCGGCGCGGTGACGACGAGCAGCGTGTCGCCGGCGTCGGGATCGGTGACGCGGTGCAGGCGGCCGGGCGCGGCGAACGGCACCGCGACATTGGCGTGGGCGGGATCGGCGATGTTGCGGATCACGCCGAGCGGCTGCGGCGGCGCCATCACCCTGTCGGCAAAGGTCAGCGTCCAGCTGGCGCCGCTCTCGCGATCGTCGCTCGCAAGCGACTGCATCTGCGGACGGTTGAGACGGATGCGGATCGCCTGCCCCTGCGGCAGGGGCAGGCGGTTGATGTCGCTGATGATGGCGCCGGCGCTGCTGCGGATCGTCTCGACGTCGAGCGGCTGCGTGGAATCGAACACCAGCCAGACGCTGTCGCCGCGCCGGAACGACGCCGCCGCCGTCGGCACGCCGAAGCCGAACGACAGGCGCAGGCCCTCGCTCTCGCGACGCACATCGACCGCCACCGCGCCCTCGCCGGCTTTCGCCGGCGGCGCGGCCTCGGCCGCAGCTGCAGGCCTCTCCCCTTCCATCGTCGTCGACGGCATTGGCGCTTGCGATCTGGGGGCTTCCGATCTGGGCGCTTCCGGTTTGGCCACCTCGGCCTTCGGCGCGTCCATCGCCACCGTCTCGGGCTTGACAGCTTCCTTTGCAGCTTCCTTGGCAGCTTCCTTGGCAGCTTCCTTAGCAGTTTCCTTTGCAGCTTCCTTGGCGGCCTCGGTCGGCGCAGGCTTTGCGGCGGGCTCCGCGACCGGTGCCGCCGCGACTTCCGTCGCGGGCGCCTGCTTCGGCGCGGCATCGGGCTTGATCTCGATCCCGGCCTCGCGCGCCAGGCTTTCCGACGTCGGCGGCTTGATCTCGGCGGACGCCGGCGCGGCGGCTTTTGCCGCAGGCTCGGGCGCGGCCGCCACTTGCGGTTTCGCCGCCTGCGGCAGCTCGGTCAACGGCGAGGCCGGCTTCGGCTTGTCCGGCTGCTGGAAGGCGATGTCGACGACGTAGTTCTTCTCTTCACGGAACGAGTGGACGTCGACATCGCCGATCAGGGTGACGTCGACGGCGGTGGAATCGCCGTCTGCGCGCTGGTTGATCGCGGCAACGTTCGGCGGTGCCGCGATCTTGGCATCCGCGAGGTCGAAGTTGAGCGTGGCGCCGAAGGCCAGCGTCAGCTTCTGGTCGTTGAGAACAGAGGAGACGCCGACCCCGTCGGGCATCTCGAACACGAAGCGCACGAAGGTCGGCTGCACCAGCGCGCGCACGCGGATCGGCGGCCGCTTCTTGGCGGCCTCGGCGGACCGCTGCAGCCGCAGCGCGCGCTCGGCGGCGCGCGCCCGCTCGGAGAGCTCGCGCACCACCTCGGCCGGCAGGGCCGGCGGTGGCCCGGTCCAGCCATCGGGCAGGAAGTCGACGAAGATGCGTTCGCCGGCGGTCATGGTGTTGATGGTGGCGCGCCGCGCCAGCGACAGCCGGATCGCCGATCCGTCGGGGTCGCGCCGGACCGAGGAGACGTAGTCGGGCACCGCGTCGGACAACTTGTCGACGGGAATGTCCACGGGGCGGGCGAAGCGGATCACGATGATCGAGCCCGCGGTCACCACCTCCGAGTTGACGTCCTCGGCAAGCTTCAGGACCAGCCGCGCATAGCCGCCGGCCGCGGAAAACGTGGCGTCGCCCTTGACCGGATCGGCCTGTGCGGTTTCGGCAAAGGTCAGCCCGAAAGCAACGAGCGCGGCGAGCAGGCAGCGGCCCGGCTTCCGCGCGCGAGCGCGGAAACGCGACCAAAGTCCAGCGGCAGCTTCGCGCGCCATTCCCAACTGTCTTCCGAATAAACCATCGCCGGCAAACGCCCGCGCGACGACTCTAGAATTGCCGGTTTAACGGTCCATTAAACATGCCGCTCAATTCGGCTTCTGCGACAGCAGCTTGCCTTCGATCTTGGGCAGCTCGGCCGAGGCCGCCGACTTGTCGCCGGAAGCGCGACGGGCAAGCTCGACGGTCAGCCGTTCGGCGGCTTCCGGCTGCATCAGGCCCATGATGTCGGACATCTTGCGCGGGGCGATCTGGGAGGCGATCTCGATCAGGACCGGCATCTCCAGCCGGTCGAACACCCTTGCTGCGTCCTTCGGCTTCATGCCTTCGTACATGGTGACGATGCCCTTGAAGCGCGCCGCGTCGGCTTCCGCTTTCTGGTCGGCCGCGGCCTGCGACTGCGACTGCACCGCCTTCATCTGCTCGACCCGCGTCTCGATCCGCTTCTCGGCGGCTTTCAGCAGGCTCTCGCGGATGTCGATCTCGCGGGCGCGGGCGTCGAGTTCCTGACGGCGCGCCTGCAGCCGCTCCAGGATCGCGCGTTCCGAGGGCGAGACGCCGGCATTTTCCTCCGGCTTGATCACGACGCCCTCGGGCTTGGACTCGGGCGCCGCCACGGCGGGCTTGGCCGGCTCCGGCTCCTTCGGCTTCTCATGCAC
This genomic interval from Bradyrhizobium sp. NP1 contains the following:
- a CDS encoding flagellar protein FlbB; translation: MKSFRNIRVIPVVLVAVAGLAVLKVAGLLLNGGYVFDYQPQSRQPSWAQETLNFPTGRPDPADITGSVHEKPKEPEPAKPAVAAPESKPEGVVIKPEENAGVSPSERAILERLQARRQELDARAREIDIRESLLKAAEKRIETRVEQMKAVQSQSQAAADQKAEADAARFKGIVTMYEGMKPKDAARVFDRLEMPVLIEIASQIAPRKMSDIMGLMQPEAAERLTVELARRASGDKSAASAELPKIEGKLLSQKPN
- a CDS encoding MFS transporter yields the protein MSATEAVDAAVSKDGASIEKIVFASVLGTTVEWYDFLAYGTAAALVFNQLFFPNYDPLVGTLAAFGSYAVGFVARPLGGVIFGHFGDKLGRKAMLTMTMIIMGGGTFLIGCLPTYEQIGVLAPILLLILRMAQGIGIGGEWGGATLMVIESGDPRRRGFLGSLVQVGFPLGMVCATMVFLVVSQLPEAQFMSWGWRIPFLLSVILVGVGMFVRLRLTETPKFAAVQEHGEVAKAPIIEVLSKDFRNFVIAVGLKVSEVAWVYVLTGFLVYYVTSRLGLPKTVILNSVLYAALLELITLPLFGLLSDHVGRKPLYIAGAILSMIAAFPLFTVMETKDPTTIAVSMAIIMSITHGLMFSPQASFVPELFGTRVRYSGASLGVQVAAAISGGFAPMIATGLLAYFGSTHAISWYLVALGAITLVATLASRETAFSDL
- a CDS encoding tetratricopeptide repeat protein, encoding MAREAAAGLWSRFRARARKPGRCLLAALVAFGLTFAETAQADPVKGDATFSAAGGYARLVLKLAEDVNSEVVTAGSIIVIRFARPVDIPVDKLSDAVPDYVSSVRRDPDGSAIRLSLARRATINTMTAGERIFVDFLPDGWTGPPPALPAEVVRELSERARAAERALRLQRSAEAAKKRPPIRVRALVQPTFVRFVFEMPDGVGVSSVLNDQKLTLAFGATLNFDLADAKIAAPPNVAAINQRADGDSTAVDVTLIGDVDVHSFREEKNYVVDIAFQQPDKPKPASPLTELPQAAKPQVAAAPEPAAKAAAPASAEIKPPTSESLAREAGIEIKPDAAPKQAPATEVAAAPVAEPAAKPAPTEAAKEAAKETAKEAAKEAAKEAAKEAVKPETVAMDAPKAEVAKPEAPRSEAPRSQAPMPSTTMEGERPAAAAEAAPPAKAGEGAVAVDVRRESEGLRLSFGFGVPTAAASFRRGDSVWLVFDSTQPLDVETIRSSAGAIISDINRLPLPQGQAIRIRLNRPQMQSLASDDRESGASWTLTFADRVMAPPQPLGVIRNIADPAHANVAVPFAAPGRLHRVTDPDAGDTLLVVTAPPPTRGFIKRQDFVDLSILESTHGVAVRPNSDEVAVEVGADKVIIGRPGGLTLSSAGVAAERATTAVRPIFDLDEWRRNQSDRFLKREDALIQALAATDADQRGQARLDLARFFMARGFYPEAKGETEVILADPNARVEESIVRMVHAVASILMGRPEVGLKDLASPVIGENYDAQLWKGLAYARQGKWAEAREKFKNVDFAIASLPLELQSLVTQAAMRAALEVKDYAGASRRRSELDVIGASPETMAAIAVLCGRLAEALGHDKDALDEYKVALNSADRGAAAEARLLELALRERRNEIGQSDLLRELETLAMIWRGDAIEVKTLQMMSRLYSDTGRYAESLGAARGATRLLPNSDMARQAQDAAQALFSEIFLGPKGDELPPIEALAMFYDFRELVPIGRRGDELIRRLTDRLVSVDLLDQAAELLQYQVDHRLEGAARAQVAARLAMVYLANRKPDRAIGALRSTRIADLSGELRQQRLLLEARALSDVGRHDLALDIISNIGGREAIRLRSDIYWAARRWRESSEQIELYYGERWRDFKPLNAAEKSDILRAAVGYALAEDTIGTARFREKYAGLMSGEADRLAFDVASKPGAASSAEFAAIAKMAASVDTLEGFLREMKTRFPDAVARAPQPKADPVSTGSLPRIVGRVEASR